The genomic segment GGCACGTACGCGGAGCTCCCCGCCCGGTGATGGGCGTGCCGAAGCCAGATTTTTCCACCCCCCTATCCCCGAACGATGTGCTTCCGCGTGGCAATGTCTACACAGTGTAACCAGATTTTCCCAGTTATGCGTCCCGTGGGGGAGGGGGATAC from the Bacillota bacterium genome contains:
- a CDS encoding HNH endonuclease → IPLPHGTHNWENLVTLCRHCHAEAHRSGIGGWKNLASARPSPGGELRVRADGL